In one window of Arachis ipaensis cultivar K30076 chromosome B06, Araip1.1, whole genome shotgun sequence DNA:
- the LOC107647801 gene encoding uncharacterized protein LOC107647801 — protein MSRGKALWCSLLVLHLLFHKDEGAACNPSSCGKISNIKHPFRLKDDPENCGDRRYELSCENNRTVLYLFPGISYHVQAINYNNFTIRLVDPAISDSGDDCSTLPSYSLSTTNFGDSYGYIGVPKPYGATQERTYYALVRMFENVIFLNCSNPIRDNPRFVDASPCIKEGGNVYAVLGDMEVGELRDECHVKMVAASSFLVPPRPVYDSFIIDQNLSYAEIHRKLTCGFHLSWMLGGACPSACDQLSSCFFNETSPNLITCRSLADHCFTPITFNECGDVSKLQIIAEGMDS, from the exons ATGAGCAGAGGGAAAGCCTTGTGGTGTTCACTACTAGTCTTACACTTGCTCTTTCACAAGGATGAGGGAGCAGCATGTAACCCTTCTTCATGCGGCAAAATCAGCAACATAAAGCATCCTTTCAGGCTGAAGGATGATCCAGAAAACTGTGGGGATCGAAGGTACGAGTTGTCTTGCGAGAATAACAGGACGGTGTTATATCTTTTCCCCGGTATAAGCTACCATGTGCAGGCAATAAACTACAATAACTTCACAATCAGGCTTGTAGATCCCGCCATCTCAGACTCAGGGGATGACTGCTCCACCCTTCCCAGCTATTCTTTATCCACTACCAATTTCGGTGACAGTTATGGGTACATCGGTGTCCCCAAACCATATGGAGCCACTCAAGAACGAACTTATTATGCTCTAGTAAGAATGTTCGAGAACGTGATATTTTTGAACTGCAGCAATCCGATCAGGGACAATCCACGATTCGTGGATGCTTCCCCTTGCATTAAAGAAGGAGGCAATGTTTATGCTGTTCTTGGAGACATGGAGGTGGGTGAATTAAGAGATGAGTGCCATGTGAAGATGGTTGCTGCCTCATCCTTTCTTGTTCCACCGAGACCGGTGTATGATTCATTCATCATCGACCAAAACTTGTCATACGCTGAAATCCATAGAAAACTCACTTGCGGATTTCATCTTTCGTGGATGCTCGGCGGTGCTTGTCCATCTGCCTGTGACCAGCTGAGTTCTTGCTTTTTCAACGAAACCTCTCCAAATCTCATCACTTGCCGATCCCTAGCGGATCACTGTTTCACTCCAATAACGTTCAATGAATGCG GTGACGTGTCAAAGCTCCAAATCATTGCAGAAGGTATG
- the LOC107647802 gene encoding rust resistance kinase Lr10-like: protein MAALLLVLLLNLNVEIGNCNDDPDPCPVRLYCSEDETNILELPAFPSSVKLPVTSISYTSNTLQVYDPKHCFPQLFLTLNYSSFYPFQSIKQSLDFDSFDDPLQPTNCTFFDCSSSIELNILRGYYEEQDPLSCPILIALDDDNIIESNLVFCTKLTRHVLPISVCKIQWNWEPLYLVWSTETFKSGCFVACNVSNKGTEHHESILLPLTGATLLVLILGVMYHIYCYYRNKGEDQQRVETFLKDYEALNPTRFSYADIKKITKQFKDKLGEGAHGAVYKGKLTNQILVAVKILNKADGDGTEFINEVGTMAKIHHVNVVRLLGYCADGSHRALVYHFFPNGNLQSFIALSSEKETFFGWNKMHQIAVGIAKGIEYLHQGCDHRILHFDINPRNVLLDQNFTPKISDFGLAKLCSKNRSTVSMTAARGTLGYMAPEVFSRNFGNVSYKSDIYSYGMLLLEMVGGRKNTNASQETFQVLYPNWIHNLLEGDDTYIPIDDDGDFRIAKKLAIVGLWCIQWHPVHRPSMKSVVQMLEGEEDTLKVPPNPFESIAATSSSAIIPAKFLNLELEVIPETD, encoded by the exons ATGGCAGCATTATTATTGGTGCTGCTGCTGAATCTGAATGTGGAAATCGGAAATTGCAATGATGATCCCGATCCATGTCCCGTGCGTCTCTACTGTTCAGAAGACGAAACCAATATCCTTGAGCTGCCTGCCTTTCCATCCTCAGTAAAACTCCCCGTCACAAGCATTAGCTACACATCAAACACCTTACAAGTATATGATCCCAAACACTGTTTTCCACAACTCTTTCTCACACTCAATTATTCATCATTTTATCCTTTCCAATCCATTAAACAATCACTTGATTTCGATAGTTTTGATGATCCTCTACAGCCAACAAACTGTACTTTCTTTGATTGCTCTTCAAGCATAGAACTAAACATCCTCAGAGGCTACTACGAGGAACAAGATCCGTTATCTTGCCCGATTCTTATTGCCTTAGATGACGATAACATCATCGAGTCCAACCTTGTATTCTGCACAAAATTGACTCGTCATGTCTTGCCAATTTCTGTATGTAAGATACAGTGGAATTGGGAACCATTATACTTGGTATGGTCCACAGAAACTTTCAAGAGTGGATGCTTTGTTGCTTGCAACGTATCCAACAAGGGCACTGAACACCATGAATCCATTCTTTTACCCCTTACAG GTGCAACTCTCCTTGTGCTAATACTGGGTGTCATGTATCATATATATTGCTATTATAGAAACAAAGGAGAAGATCAACAAAGAGTTGAAACTTTTTTGAAGGACTATGAGGCATTAAACCCAACAAGATTCTCTTATGCTGATATCAAGAAAATTACAAAGCAGTTTAAGGACAAGTTAGGTGAAGGAGCTCATGGAGCTGTCTACAAAGGTAAATTAACTAATCAAATTCTGGTTGCCGTCAAGATTCTCAATAAAGCAGATGGAGATGGGACAGAATTCATAAATGAAGTGGGAACAATGGCCAAAATCCACCATGTCAATGTGGTTCGCTTGCTTGGCTACTGCGCCGACGGATCTCACCGTGCTTTGGTTTATCACTTCTTCCCCAATGGTAATCTCCAGAGCTTCATTGCTCTGTCAAGCGAAAAGGAAACCTTCTTTGGATGGAACAAGATGCATCAGATTGCTGTGGGCATAGCCAAAGGGATTGAATATCTTCACCAAGGCTGTGACCACAGAATTCTGCATTTCGACATTAATCCTCGCAATGTCTTGTTAGATCAAAATTTCACTCCTAAAATTTCAGACTTTGGTTTAGCTAAGTTATGCTCCAAAAATCGAAGCACTGTGTCCATGACAGCAGCTAGGGGAACCTTAGGATACATGGCGCCTGAAGTTTTTTCTAGAAACTTCGGTAATGTATCTTACAAATCCGATATCTACAGTTATGGGATGTTGTTGCTTGAGATGGTTGGAGGAAGAAAAAATACAAATGCGAGTCAAGAAACATTTCAAGTTCTATATCCGAATTGGATACACAATTTGCTCGAAGGAGATGACACGTATATTCCAATTGACGATGATGGAGATTTTAGAATTGCAAAGAAACTTGCAATAGTGGGACTATGGTGCATCCAGTGGCACCCGGTGCACCGTCCCTCCATGAAAAGTGTAGTTCAAATGCTTGAAGGAGAGGAAGATACGTTAAAAGTGCCTCCAAATCCTTTTGAATCTATAGCTGCGACTAGTTCAAGTGCAATTATTCCAGCAAAATTCTTGAATTTGGAATTGGAAGTAATTCCAGAAACAGACTAG
- the LOC107647803 gene encoding rust resistance kinase Lr10-like has product MPKGTQYYESIILPVIGAALLFSTLAALYYVYCYYRNKGEDQQRVQTFLKDYEALNPTRFSYADIKRITKQFKDKLGEGAHGAVYKGKLSNQILVAVKILNNTDGDGKEFINEVGTMAKIHHVNVVRLLGYCADGSHRALVYHFFPNGNLQTFIASSSDKETFLGWNKLHQIALGIAKGIEYLHQGCDQRILHFDINPYNVLLDDGFTPKISDFGLAKLCSKNRSTVSMTAARGTLGYMAPEVFSRNFGNVSYKSDIYSYGMLLLEMVGGRKNTNASQETFQVLYPNWIHNLLEGDDTYIPIDDDGDFRIAKKLAIVGLWCIQWHPVQRPSMKSVVQMLEGEESKLKVPPNPFESAAATTSSAIIPARRLNLELEVIPETD; this is encoded by the exons ATGCCCAAGGGGACACAATACTATGAATCAATTATTTTACCCGTTATAG GTGCAGCTCTCCTGTTCTCAACACTGGCTGCCTTGTATTATGTATATTGCTATTATAGAAACAAAGGGGAAGATCAACAAAGAGTTCAAACTTTTTTGAAGGACTATGAGGCATTAAACCCAACCAGATTCTCTTATGCTGATATCAAGAGAATTACTAAGCAGTTTAAGGACAAGTTAGGTGAAGGAGCTCATGGAGCTGTCTACAAAGGTAAATTGTCCAATCAAATTCTGGTTGCTGTCAAGATTCTCAATAACACAGACGGAGATGGGAAAGAATTCATAAATGAAGTGGGAACTATGGCCAAAATCCACCATGTCAACGTGGTTCGCTTGCTTGGATATTGTGCTGATGGATCTCACCGCGCTTTAGTTTATCACTTCTTCCCCAATGGTAATCTCCAGACCTTCATCGCTTCGTCCAGCGACAAAGAAACCTTCCTTGGATGGAACAAGTTGCATCAGATTGCTCTCGGCATAGCCAAAGGGATTGAATATCTTCACCAAGGCTGTGATCAAAGAATTCTGCATTTTGATATTAATCCTTACAATGTCTTGTTAGATGACGGTTTCACTCCAAAAATTTCAGACTTTGGTTTAGCTAAGTTATGCTCCAAAAATCGAAGTACTGTATCCATGACTGCAGCTAGGGGAACCTTAGGCTACATGGCGCCTGAAGTTTTCTCCAGAAACTTCGGCAATGTATCTTATAAATCCGATATCTACAGCTATGGGATGTTATTGCTTGAGATGGTTGGAGGAAGAAAAAATACAAATGCTAGTCAAGAAACATTTCAAGTTCTATATCCCAATTGGATACACAATTTGCTTGAAGGAGATGATACATATATTCCTATTGATGATGATGGAGATTTTAGAATAGCAAAGAAACTGGCAATAGTGGGACTATGGTGCATACAGTGGCACCCGGTTCAGCGTCCGTCCATGAAAAGTGTAGTTCAAATGCTTGAAGGAGAGGAAAGCAAGTTGAAAGTGCCGCCAAATCCTTTTGAATCTGCAGCTGCGACTACTTCAAGTGCAATTATTCCAGCAAGACGTCTGAATTTGGAGTTGGAAGTAATCCCAGAAACAGACTAG
- the LOC107605707 gene encoding rust resistance kinase Lr10-like: MMSSRKGFCFSRLKLLLLIVTVAAAADHNRTCTPSACGKVTTITHPFRLRGDPASCGDRRYELSCENNITLLYLFPGKTYHVEAINYNNFTIRLLDPSISENDCSTLPRYSLSLTNFSTFGDDYYYKTVAEVGTGKYEFLQERVSLNGSTPEENAVRMFEHVVFLNCTNPVRDDPRYVNAAPCIKEGGNNVYAVLGDLAVVELRDDCRVKLIAASSFLVPPRLWQDSVFIEENLAYSEIHKKLSYGFELSWMYGFACEDKCGMKNFCLFNEITQNITCGDPDSLVPCVMFFFSLLIYTFRRRHISIYENIEDFLQGNTLMPIRYSYKEIKKMTRGFKEKLGEGEFGAVYKGKLQSGPFVAIKMLGKAKANGQEFISEVATIGRIHHANVVRLIGFCVEGSKRALIYEFMPNGSLDKYIFSKEKNVSLTSEKMFEISLGVARGMAYLHEGCDMQILHFDIKPHNILLDENFIPKVSDFGLAKLYPLDNSIVTLTAARGTIGYMAPELFYQNIGALSYKADVYSFGMLLMETASQRRNLNPHAEHSSQLYFPFWIYDQLAAEETDEIEMETFMDEERSELAKKMFIIALWCIQLKPSDRPSMSKVVEMLEGDVASIEMPPKPSYCPNDVIQRDSEVDSSGVDASNNSYVSSSFEEESTSNPLLKFSA, from the exons ATGATGAGCAGTAGAAAAGGTTTCTGCTTCTCCCGCTTAAAGTTGCTGCTCCTGATTGTTACAGTTGCAGCAGCTGCTGATCATAACAGAACATGTACGCCCTCCGCATGCGGCAAAGTCACCACCATAACACATCCTTTCCGGCTAAGGGGCGACCCTGCAAGCTGTGGCGACCGGAGGTACGAGTTGTCTTGCGAGAATAACATCACCCTCTTATATCTTTTTCCCGGTAAAACCTACCATGTTGAGGCAATAAACTACAACAACTTCACGATCCGGCTTCTAGATCCATCCATCTCAGAGAATGACTGTTCTACCCTTCCTCGCTATTCTTTATCCTTAACCAATTTCAGTACCTTTGGGGATGACTATTATTACAAAACAGTCGCCGAAGTCGGCACCGGAAAATATGAATTCCTTCAAGAACGAGTCTCCTTAAATGGCTCCACACCGGAGGAGAACGCAGTGAGAATGTTCGAGCACGTGGTGTTCTTGAACTGCACCAATCCGGTGAGGGACGATCCACGATACGTGAACGCTGCTCCTTGCATTAAAGAAGGGGGTAATAATGTTTATGCTGTTCTTGGAGACTTGGCGGTGGTTGAATTAAGAGATGATTGCCGTGTGAAGCTGATTGCAGCCTCATCGTTTCTTGTTCCACCGAGATTATGGCAAGATTCAGTGTTCATCGAAGAGAACTTGGCATACTCTGAAATCCATAAGAAACTCAGTTACGGATTTGAACTTTCGTGGATGTATGGGTTTGCTTGTGAAGATAAATGCGGGATGAAGAATTTTTGCTTATTCAACGAAATCACTCAGAATATCACCTGTGGGGATCCGGATTCCCTCGTCCCCT GTGTCATGTTTTTCTTTTCATTGTTGATCTACACGTTTCGAAGAAGGCATATATCAATCTATGAAAATATTGAGGATTTTCTACAAGGAAATACTCTCATGCCAATAAGATATTCATATAAAGAGATAAAGAAGATGACAAGAGGTTTTAAGGAGAAGTTGGGAGAAGGAGAATTTGGTGCAGTATACAAAGGAAAACTACAAAGTGGGCCTTTTGTAGCCATAAAAATGTTGGGTAAAGCCAAAGCTAATGGCCAAGAATTTATCAGTGAAGTTGCTACCATTGGTAGAATACACCATGCAAATGTGGTAAGGTTGATTGGGTTTTGTGTGGAAGGTTCAAAACGCGCTcttatatatgaattcatgccaaaTGGTTCTTtagataaatatatattttctaaagaaaaaaatgtatcTCTAACTTCTGAGAAGATGTTTGAGATATCCCTTGGTGTGGCACGTGGTATGGCTTATCTGCATGAAGGTTGTGACATGCAAATTTTACATTTTGATATCAAGCCTCACAACATTCTTCTTGACGAGAACTTCATTCCTAAGGTGTCAGACTTTGGTCTTGCAAAACTATATCCTCTTGATAATAGTATTGTGACTTTGACTGCGGCAAGAGGAACCATTGGTTACATGGCCCCAGAATTGTTCTATCAAAATATTGGAGCATTATCTTACAAGGCTGATGTGTATAGTTTTGGAATGCTTTTGATGGAAACAGCGAGTCAAAGAAGAAATTTAAATCCTCATGCAGAGCATTCAAGTCAACTTTATTTTCCATTTTGGATATATGATCAGTTGGCTGCTGAGGAAACTGATGAGATTGAGATGGAAACTTTTATGGATGAAGAAAGGAGTGAGTTAGCAAAAAAGATGTTTATAATTGCGTTGTGGTGCATACAACTGAAGCCAAGTGATCGTCCCTCAATGAGTAAAGTAGTGGAAATGTTAGAAGGAGATGTTGCAAGTATTGAAATGCCTCCAAAACCTTCATATTGTCCAAATGATGTGATTCAAAGAGATTCTGAAGTTGACTCATCAGGAGTAGATGCTTCAAATAATTCTTATGTGTCTTCaagttttgaggaggaaagtacatccAATCCCTTGTTAAAGTTTTCTGCTTGA